The Magnolia sinica isolate HGM2019 chromosome 10, MsV1, whole genome shotgun sequence genome includes a window with the following:
- the LOC131217593 gene encoding molybdopterin synthase catalytic subunit-like translates to MAATEDEKTLIEILDDPSEIDPNKYMNYVRAPQSGAIATFAGTTRDSFEGKLVVELRYEAYVPMAIRRLRSICSSARSSWKIDSIAVAHRLGSVPVGETSVFVAVSAVHRSDAMEACRYVIDEIKASVPIWKKEVYANGEVWKENAEFLERRLGLEMGAHDKGGCCGAKVKVGSVNEEAHDKGGCCGAKVKVGSASEAAHDKGGCCGAKVKVGSVNEEAHVRGNHGGM, encoded by the coding sequence ATGGcggctaccgaagacgagaaaACCCTAATCGAGATCCTCGACGATCCTTCGGAGATTGACCCCAACAAATACATGAATTACGTCCGTGCCCCTCAATCCGGCGCGATTGCAACCTTCGCCGGCACGACACGTGACTCCTTTGAAGGGAAACTCGTCGTCGAGCTCCGTTATGAGGCCTATGTTCCAATGGCGATCCGACGGCTAAGGTCCATCTGCTCCTCCGCCCGATCTTCATGGAAAATCGACTCGATTGCCGTGGCCCACCGGCTCGGATCCGTCCCAGTCGGCGAGACGAGCGTGTTCGTGGCGGTTTCGGCGGTGCACCGGTCCGACGCAATGGAGGCGTGTCGGTACGTGATAGACGAGATAAAGGCGTCAGTGCCGATATGGAAGAAGGAGGTGTACGCGAATGGAGAGGTGTGGAAGGAGAACGCAGAGTTTCTAGAGCGGAGGTTGGGTTTGGAGATGGGTGCGCACGATAAGGGTGGTTGTTGCGGTGCGAAGGTCAAAGTTGGGAGTGTGAATGAAGAGGCGCACGATAAGGGTGGTTGTTGCGGTGCGAAGGTTAAGGTCGGGAGTGCTAGTGAGGCGGCTCACGACAAGGGTGGTTGTTGCGGTGCGAAGGTTAAGGTTGGGAGTGTTAATGAGGAGGCGCACGTTAGAGGCAACCACGGGGGTATGTAG